The Sciurus carolinensis chromosome 18, mSciCar1.2, whole genome shotgun sequence genome contains a region encoding:
- the Wdr90 gene encoding WD repeat-containing protein 90 isoform X6: MARAWQHPFLNVFRYFRVDEWKRSSKEGDVSVVTDKALKSAVYRIRGSVSASNYIQLPKTSTQSLGLTGRFLYVLFRPLPTKHFAIHLDLSTEDGQVIRVSFSSLFKEFRSSATWLQFPFVFETRTSRTGDTKTEYLAGVAPLGARWTCLQLDLCDILLVYLSRCYGHLKSVRLCANLLVRNLYTSDLCFDPTVSVAEARRAKLSVTPVPREMAFPVPKGESWHDRYVHVRFPRNNPKVPSQPVQRSDSPIAAVFLGPAPQGPPPTEVFGEPVQDASPLVQMPSPTAVSAPRRGLGDSSPRVPVGSGSPWPPQVPSAPRLLPETSLSFEQLEVPRVASPDTSTQDPSAWAEAADIHRVDSSGHVLAHESTEVPVALDAGSCQHFLPDPILRLKGVIGFGGHSTKWALWTTDGTSVVYPCHAVVVVLRVDTEEQRFFLGHTDKVSALALDRSSVLLASAQAPSPSVVRLWDFQNGTCLSLFQSPIYTICSLSFSGSGALLYGVGKDGHGRTVVVAWGTDQVGRGGQVVVLAKVHTDLDIQAFRVAFSDGTRMASCGRGSLRLWRLRGGTLRSCSVDLGEHCALELTDLAFVQVQDGHRAPWDHTLYVCSRSGHILEVDHQRLAVRCVHHLLPAPSPGSPLPEKPALSSGLGIAISCLSVSPDTCAVGSEDGRLRLWPLDFSSLLLEAEQEGPVSSVCISPDGLRVLSTTSSGHLGFLDIPSREYTVLTRSHTAPVLALSTERSRGQLATVSLDRTVRIWDLATLRQLYDFTSSDEAPGAVAFHPTSPAIFCGFSSGAVRSFSLEKAGLLAEHTCHQGAITGLAATPDGNFLFSTCSRGSLAQYNCAVSQCHVLRVAVKVVCQDVPPGPSTLATSGDSRLLAFVGPSKYTVTVMDSASLNELLRVDVSTLDLAGGRLDWAVAVCFGPAALGHLLVSVSSDKVVVLDASSGRVVRELPSVRPMACSSLALSEDAHFLLTATSRTIKVWNYWTQTDPSCQVYVGHSEPVQAVAFTPDQQRVLSVGDAIFLWDVLATPDSGRSMPGVPLAHEVGPGTGQLEGAACGADGLPRQQVPVPSQGPPLPLDVYAMPPEGNDGTQSVQEARTQPPARPDSYKHLAARCKASTGTESVSLPPEGTELLHLRTVVGYNGNGRASVVWEPDTGFFAYTCGRLVVVEDLHSGAQQHWLGHPEEISTLALSHNAQVLASASRHGSSAAHCQIRVWDVPGGLCQQLISHHSSAVQALAFSPDDRLLVSLGGCGDCTLALWSTATYELVSSTRLLERVHGVAFSPWGASELACVGAGAVAFGFLQQRGKDVDVQMHRAPIPEDVGAAELTSLCYGAAPLLYCGSSSGQVCVWDTGAGRCFLAWEADDGEIGVLLCAGSRLVSGSSTRRLRLWAVGAVPELRRKGTSARSSSVFMERELTLDGAVVSASFDSSVDMGIVGTTSGTLWYISWAEGSSIRLVSGHRSKVSEVVFSPGESHCATGDEDGSVRVWSLASMELVIQFQVLNQSCLCLAWSPPSCGHPEQQQVVAGYSDGTLRVFSIARTSMELKMHPHRAALAALAFSTDGQTILSGDKDGVVAVSRLRTGMTFRVLSDHRGAPISAIQSTSKKYGDLGVEGTDLWLAASGDQRISVWASDWLRDRCELLDWLSFPAPASLAATGLPPPSLAAFCPWDGALLACVGLGAREEVVFYSLRQKQVVEKMSLPFFAMSLSLSPAARFMAIGFAECTLRLVDCESGAAQDFTGHDGSVHLCRFTPSARLLFTAAHNEILVWEVVDHGRRVAAALGP; this comes from the exons ATGGCCAGAG CGTGGCAGCACCCGTTCCTCAACGTCTTCAGATACTTCAGGGTGGACGAGTGGAAGCGGTCCAGCAAGGAGGGCGATGTGTCCGTGGTGACG GACAAGGCCCTGAAGAGTGCCGTGTACCGCATCCGGGGCTCTGTCTCTGCCAGCAATTACATCCAGCTCCCCAAAACCAGCACCCAGTCCCTCGGGCTGACGGGGCGATTCCTGTATGTGCTCTTCCGGCCCCTGCCCACCAAGCACTTTGCCATCCACCTGGACCTGTCCACCGAG GATGGCCAGGTCATCCGTGTGTCATTCTCCAGCCTGTTCAAGGAGTTCAGGTCCTCAGCCACTTGGCTGCAGTTCCCTTTTGTCTTTGAGACTAGGACATCCAGGACAGGTGACACCAAGACCGAGT ATCTAGCAGGTGTGGCCCCCCTTGGTGCCCGCTGGACCTGCCTGCAGCTCGACCTGTGTGACATCCTGCTGGTCTACCTGAGCCGGTGCTATGGCCACCTCAAGAGTGTCAGGTTGTGTGCCAACCTGCTGGTCAGGAATCTCTACACCAGTGACCTGTGCTTCGACCCCA CTGTCAGCGTGGCTGAGGCTCGGCGGGCAAAGCTGTCTGTCACCCCTGTGCCTCGAGAAATGGCTTTCCCAGTGCCGAAGGGGGAGAGCTGGCATGACCGCTATGTGCATGTCCG GTTTCCCAGGAACAACCCGAAAGTGCCTTCCCAGCCGGTTCAGAGGAGTGATTCCCCTATTGCAGCAG TCTTCTTGGGGCCAGCACCACAGGGTCCTCCTCCCACTGAGGTCTTTGGTGAGCCTGTGCAGGACGCGTCCCCACTGGTCCAGATGCCCAGCCCCACAGCCGTGAGTGCCCCCAGGAGAGGACTGGGGGACAGCAGCCCCAGGGTGCCGGTGGGCTCTGGTTCCCCGTGGCCTCCCCAGGTCCCCTCAGCACCCAGGCTTCTTCCAGAAACCAGCTTGTCCTTTGAGCAGTTAGAGGTGCCGAGGGTCGCTAGCCCCGACACCAGTacccaggatccctcagcctgggCAGAGGCTGCTGACATCCACAGAGTGGACAGCAGTGGCCATGTGCTTGCCCACGAGTCAACTGAGGTGCCTGTGGCCCTTGATGCCGGCTCCTGCCAG CATTTCCTCCCAGACCCAATTCTGAGGCTCAAGGGGGTCATTGGCTTTGGGGGCCACAGCACCAAATGG GCCCTGTGGACCACGGATGGGACGTCTGTCGTTTACCCCTGCCACGCCGTGGTCGTGGTCCTGCGTGTGGACACTGAGGAGCAGCGCTTCTTCCTGGGCCACACGGACAAG GTCTCCGCCCTGGCACTGGACAGGAGCAGCGTACTGCTGGCCTCAGCCCAGGCCCCGTCCCCCAGCGTGGTGCGGCTCTGGGACTTCCAGAATGGCACGTGCCTGTCCCTGTTCCAGAGCCCAATATACACCATCTGCTCTCTCAG CTTTTCGGGCAGCGGAGCGCTTCTCTACGGTGTTGGCAAGGACGGCCACGGCAGGACG GTGGTGGTGGCGTGGGGCACCGACCAGGTGGGTCGTGGTGGCCAGGTGGTGGTTCTCGCCAAGGTGCACACAGACCTTGACATCCAGGCCTTCCGGGTTGCCTTCTCTGACGGAACCAG GATGGCCTCCTGCGGGCGAGGCAGCCTCCGGTTGTGGCGGCTGCGTGGTGGGACGCTGCGCTCCTGCTCTGTGGACCTGGGGGAGCACTGTGCACTGGAGCTCACTGACCTTGCCTTTGTGCAGGTCCAGGATGGCCACCGAGCACCTTGGGACCACACACT CTATGTGTGCAGCCGTAGCGGCCACATCTTGGAGGTTGACCACCAGCGCCTGGCCGTGAGGTGTGTTCACCACCTGCTGCCGGCACCGAGCCCTGGCAGCCCCCTCCCCGAGAAGCCAGCTTTGAGCTCAG GCCTGGGCATTGCCATCAGCTGCCTCAGCGTCTCCCCAGACacctgtgctgtgggctctgagGATGGCCGCCTGCGACTCTGGCCGCTGGACTTCTCTTCCCTgctcctggaggcag AGCAGGAAGGCCCTGTCAGCTCAGTCTGCATCAGCCCCGATGGCCTGCGTGTGCTGTCCACTACCTCCTCGGGCCACCTGGGCTTCCTGGACATCCCCTCCCGGGAGTACACGGTGCTAACACGCTCCCACACGGCCCCCGTGCTGGCACTCTCCACAGAGCGGAGCCGTGGACAGCTGGCTACTGTGTCCTTGGACCGTACTGTCCGCATCTGGGACCTGGCCACCCTGCGGCAG CTGTATGACTTCACGTCCTCGGATGAGGCCCCCGGGGCAGTGGCCTTCCACCCGACGAGCCCGGCCATCTTCTGTGGCTTCAGCAGCGGGGCTGTGCGCTCCTTCAGCCTCGAGAAGGCTGGGCTCCTGGCAGAACACAC GTGTCACCAAGGAGCCATCACCGGCCTGGCCGCCACCCCTGATGGCAACTTCCTGTTCAGCACCTGTTCTCGGGGCTCCCTGGCCCAGTACAACTGTGCTGTCTCCCAGTGTCACGTCCTCCGTGTGGCAG TGAAAGTGGTGTGCCAGGATGTGCCCCCAGGACCCAGCACCCTAGCAACCAGTGGGGACAGCCGCCTGCTGGCCTTCGTGGGCCCCTCTAAGTACACTGTGACAGTCATGGACTCAGCCTCCCTGAACGAG CTGCTGCGGGTGGACGTCAGCACCCTGGACCTGGCTGGTGGCCGCCTGGACTGGGCTGTGGCTGTCTGCTTTGGACCTGCAGCTCTGGGCCACCTCCTGGTGTCCGTCTCATCCGATAAGGTCGTGGTGCTTGATGCCTCGTCGGGTCGCGTTGTCCGGGAG CTGCCCAGTGTCCGTCCCATGGCCTGCTCCTCCCTGGCCCTCAGTGAGGATGCCCACTTCCTGCTGACAGCCACCAGCAGGACCATCAAGGTGTGGAATTACTGGACTCAGACTGACCCCAGCTGCCAG GTGTACGTGGGCCACTCAGAGCCGGTGCAGGCCGTGGCCTTCACCCCAGACCAGCAGCGCGTCCTCAGCGTGGGGGATGCCATCTTTCTCTGGGATGTCCTGGCCACCCCTGACAG TGGCCGAAGCATGCCCGGAGTGCCGCTGGCCCACGAGGTCG GCCCGGGCACAGGGCAGCTGGAGGGTGCAGCTTGTGGGGCCGACGGGCTCCCCCGGCAGCAGGTGCCCGTGCCATCTCAGGGACCCCCGCTGCCGCTGGACGTGTATGCCATGCCCCCCGAGGGCAATGATG GTACCCAGAGTGTCCAGGAAGCAAGGACCCAGCCCCCAGCCCGCCCGGATTCCTACAAGCATCTCGCCGCCCGCTGCAAGGCCTCCACAGGGACGGAG AGCGTCTCCCTCCCTCCCGAGGGCACTGAGCTGCTGCACCTGAGAACCGTGGTTGGCTACAATGGGAACGGGCGGGCCAGCGTGGTCTGGGAGCCGGACACAG GATTCTTTGCCTATACATGTGGCCgcctggtggtggtggaggaCCTGCACTCTGGCGCCCAGCAGCACTGGCTTGGCCACCCTGAGGAGATCTCCACCCTGGCCCTCAGCCACAATGCCCAG GTCCTAGCTTCTGCGTCTCGCCACGGCAGCTCCGCTGCCCACTGCCAGATCCGCGTCTGGGACGTGCCTGGGGGCCTCTGCCAGCAGCTCATTTCTCACCACAGCTCTGCTGTGCAGGCACTGGCCTTCTCACCAGATGACCGGCTTCTTGTGTCACTGG GGGGCTGTGGTGACTGCACACTGGCCCTGTGGAGCACGGCCACCTACGAGCTCGTGTCCTCCACCCGCCTCCTGGAGCGCGTGCACGGCGTGGCCTTCAGCCCCTGGGGCGCCAGTGAGCTCGCCTGTGTGGGCGCAGGTGCTGTTGCCTTCGGGTTCCTGCAGCAGCGTGGAAAGGACGTGGACGTCCAG ATGCACAGAGCGCCAATCCCGGAGGACGTGGGGGCCGCGGAGCTGACCTCGCTGTGCTACGGGGCTGCTCCCCTGCTCTACTGTGGCTCCAGCTCCGGCCAGGTCTGTGTCTGGGACACGGGTGCTGGCCGCTGCTTCCTGGCCTGGGAGGCGGACGATGGCGAGATCG GGGTGCTGCTGTGCGCGGGCTCCAGGCTGGTCAGTGGCAGCAGCACAAGGCGGCTACGTCTGTGGGCCGTGGGAGCCGTGCCAGAGCTGAGGCGCAAGGGCACAAGTGCCAG GTCCAGCTCTGTGTTCATGGAACGCGAGCTGACCCTGGATGGGGCCGTGGTGAGTGCCAGCTTTGACAGCAGCGTGGACATGGGTATCGTGGGCACCACGTCGGGCACTCTGTGGTACATCAGCTGGGCCGAGGGAAGCAGCATCCGCCTCgtcagtggccacaggagcaAG GTCAGCGAGGTGGTCTTCAGCCCAGGCGAGTCTCACTGTGCCACGGGGGATGAGGACGGCAGCGTGCGGGTGTGGTCCTTGGCCAGCATGGAGCTGGTGATTCAGTTCCAGGTGCTGAACCAG AGCTGCCTCTGCCTTGCATGGAGCCCCCCATCCTGTGGGCACCCTGAGCAGCAGCAGGTGGTGGCGGGCTACAGTGATGGCACGCTGCGCGTATTCAGCATCGCCCGCACCTCGATGGAGCTCAAGATGCACCCCCACCGCGCTGCCCTGGCGGCCTTGGCCTTCTCCACTGATG GTCAGACCATCCTCTCTGGAGATAAGGATGGGGTTGTGGCTGTGAGCCGCCTCCGCACAGGGATGACTTTCCGTGTGTTGAGTGACCACCGGGGTGCCCCCATCTCGGCCATCCAGAGCACAAGTAAAAAG TATGGAGATCTGGGGGTGGAGGGCACAGATCTGTGGCTGGCGGCCAGCGGGGACCAGAGGATCAGCGTCTGGGCCTCTGACTGGCTGCGGGATCGCTGCGAACTCCTGGACTGGTTGAGCTTCCCGGCACCTGCCAGCTTGGCG GCAACGGGCCTGCCTCCGCCCTCCCTGGCTGCCTTCTGCCCTTGGGATGGGGCTCTGCTGGCCTGCGTGGGCCTCGGCGCGCGGGAAGAGGTGGTCTTCTACAGCCTCCGCCAGAAGCAG GTGGTGGAGAAGATGTCACTGCCCTTCTTCGCCATGTCCCTGAGCCTGTCCCCAGCGGCACGCTTCATGGCCATTGGCTTTGCTG AGTGCACGCTGAGGCTTGTGGACTGCGAGTCAGGGGCAGCCCAGGACTTCACCGGCCATGATGGCTCTGTGCACCTGTGCAGGTTCACCCCCTCTGCCAGGCTGCTCTTTACAGCTGCCCACAATGAGATCCtggtgtgggaggtggtggaccATGGGCGCAGAGTGGCCGCGGCCTTAGGTCCCTGA
- the Wdr90 gene encoding WD repeat-containing protein 90 isoform X4: protein MARAWQHPFLNVFRYFRVDEWKRSSKEGDVSVVTDKALKSAVYRIRGSVSASNYIQLPKTSTQSLGLTGRFLYVLFRPLPTKHFAIHLDLSTEDGQVIRVSFSSLFKEFRSSATWLQFPFVFETRTSRTGDTKTEYLAGVAPLGARWTCLQLDLCDILLVYLSRCYGHLKSVRLCANLLVRNLYTSDLCFDPTVSVAEARRAKLSVTPVPREMAFPVPKGESWHDRYVHVRFPRNNPKVPSQPVQRSDSPIAAVFLGPAPQGPPPTEVFGEPVQDASPLVQMPSPTAVSAPRRGLGDSSPRVPVGSGSPWPPQVPSAPRLLPETSLSFEQLEVPRVASPDTSTQDPSAWAEAADIHRVDSSGHVLAHESTEVPVALDAGSCQHFLPDPILRLKGVIGFGGHSTKWALWTTDGTSVVYPCHAVVVVLRVDTEEQRFFLGHTDKVSALALDRSSVLLASAQAPSPSVVRLWDFQNGTCLSLFQSPIYTICSLSFSGSGALLYGVGKDGHGRTVVVAWGTDQVGRGGQVVVLAKVHTDLDIQAFRVAFSDGTRMASCGRGSLRLWRLRGGTLRSCSVDLGEHCALELTDLAFVQVQDGHRAPWDHTLYVCSRSGHILEVDHQRLAVRCVHHLLPAPSPGSPLPEKPALSSGLGIAISCLSVSPDTCAVGSEDGRLRLWPLDFSSLLLEAEQEGPVSSVCISPDGLRVLSTTSSGHLGFLDIPSREYTVLTRSHTAPVLALSTERSRGQLATVSLDRTVRIWDLATLRQLYDFTSSDEAPGAVAFHPTSPAIFCGFSSGAVRSFSLEKAGLLAEHTCHQGAITGLAATPDGNFLFSTCSRGSLAQYNCAVSQCHVLRVAVKVVCQDVPPGPSTLATSGDSRLLAFVGPSKYTVTVMDSASLNELLRVDVSTLDLAGGRLDWAVAVCFGPAALGHLLVSVSSDKVVVLDASSGRVVRELPSVRPMACSSLALSEDAHFLLTATSRTIKVYVGHSEPVQAVAFTPDQQRVLSVGDAIFLWDVLATPDSGRSMPGVPLAHEVGPGTGQLEGAACGADGLPRQQVPVPSQGPPLPLDVYAMPPEGNDGACCMLGEEWSCKESPGPPVSGAGGAGDVAWGSARRSQGLRVPPLCHRWPSTQSVQEARTQPPARPDSYKHLAARCKASTGTESVSLPPEGTELLHLRTVVGYNGNGRASVVWEPDTGFFAYTCGRLVVVEDLHSGAQQHWLGHPEEISTLALSHNAQVLASASRHGSSAAHCQIRVWDVPGGLCQQLISHHSSAVQALAFSPDDRLLVSLGGCGDCTLALWSTATYELVSSTRLLERVHGVAFSPWGASELACVGAGAVAFGFLQQRGKDVDVQMHRAPIPEDVGAAELTSLCYGAAPLLYCGSSSGQVCVWDTGAGRCFLAWEADDGEIGVLLCAGSRLVSGSSTRRLRLWAVGAVPELRRKGTSARSSSVFMERELTLDGAVVSASFDSSVDMGIVGTTSGTLWYISWAEGSSIRLVSGHRSKVSEVVFSPGESHCATGDEDGSVRVWSLASMELVIQFQVLNQSCLCLAWSPPSCGHPEQQQVVAGYSDGTLRVFSIARTSMELKMHPHRAALAALAFSTDGQTILSGDKDGVVAVSRLRTGMTFRVLSDHRGAPISAIQSTSKKYGDLGVEGTDLWLAASGDQRISVWASDWLRDRCELLDWLSFPAPASLAATGLPPPSLAAFCPWDGALLACVGLGAREEVVFYSLRQKQVVEKMSLPFFAMSLSLSPAARFMAIGFAECTLRLVDCESGAAQDFTGHDGSVHLCRFTPSARLLFTAAHNEILVWEVVDHGRRVAAALGP, encoded by the exons ATGGCCAGAG CGTGGCAGCACCCGTTCCTCAACGTCTTCAGATACTTCAGGGTGGACGAGTGGAAGCGGTCCAGCAAGGAGGGCGATGTGTCCGTGGTGACG GACAAGGCCCTGAAGAGTGCCGTGTACCGCATCCGGGGCTCTGTCTCTGCCAGCAATTACATCCAGCTCCCCAAAACCAGCACCCAGTCCCTCGGGCTGACGGGGCGATTCCTGTATGTGCTCTTCCGGCCCCTGCCCACCAAGCACTTTGCCATCCACCTGGACCTGTCCACCGAG GATGGCCAGGTCATCCGTGTGTCATTCTCCAGCCTGTTCAAGGAGTTCAGGTCCTCAGCCACTTGGCTGCAGTTCCCTTTTGTCTTTGAGACTAGGACATCCAGGACAGGTGACACCAAGACCGAGT ATCTAGCAGGTGTGGCCCCCCTTGGTGCCCGCTGGACCTGCCTGCAGCTCGACCTGTGTGACATCCTGCTGGTCTACCTGAGCCGGTGCTATGGCCACCTCAAGAGTGTCAGGTTGTGTGCCAACCTGCTGGTCAGGAATCTCTACACCAGTGACCTGTGCTTCGACCCCA CTGTCAGCGTGGCTGAGGCTCGGCGGGCAAAGCTGTCTGTCACCCCTGTGCCTCGAGAAATGGCTTTCCCAGTGCCGAAGGGGGAGAGCTGGCATGACCGCTATGTGCATGTCCG GTTTCCCAGGAACAACCCGAAAGTGCCTTCCCAGCCGGTTCAGAGGAGTGATTCCCCTATTGCAGCAG TCTTCTTGGGGCCAGCACCACAGGGTCCTCCTCCCACTGAGGTCTTTGGTGAGCCTGTGCAGGACGCGTCCCCACTGGTCCAGATGCCCAGCCCCACAGCCGTGAGTGCCCCCAGGAGAGGACTGGGGGACAGCAGCCCCAGGGTGCCGGTGGGCTCTGGTTCCCCGTGGCCTCCCCAGGTCCCCTCAGCACCCAGGCTTCTTCCAGAAACCAGCTTGTCCTTTGAGCAGTTAGAGGTGCCGAGGGTCGCTAGCCCCGACACCAGTacccaggatccctcagcctgggCAGAGGCTGCTGACATCCACAGAGTGGACAGCAGTGGCCATGTGCTTGCCCACGAGTCAACTGAGGTGCCTGTGGCCCTTGATGCCGGCTCCTGCCAG CATTTCCTCCCAGACCCAATTCTGAGGCTCAAGGGGGTCATTGGCTTTGGGGGCCACAGCACCAAATGG GCCCTGTGGACCACGGATGGGACGTCTGTCGTTTACCCCTGCCACGCCGTGGTCGTGGTCCTGCGTGTGGACACTGAGGAGCAGCGCTTCTTCCTGGGCCACACGGACAAG GTCTCCGCCCTGGCACTGGACAGGAGCAGCGTACTGCTGGCCTCAGCCCAGGCCCCGTCCCCCAGCGTGGTGCGGCTCTGGGACTTCCAGAATGGCACGTGCCTGTCCCTGTTCCAGAGCCCAATATACACCATCTGCTCTCTCAG CTTTTCGGGCAGCGGAGCGCTTCTCTACGGTGTTGGCAAGGACGGCCACGGCAGGACG GTGGTGGTGGCGTGGGGCACCGACCAGGTGGGTCGTGGTGGCCAGGTGGTGGTTCTCGCCAAGGTGCACACAGACCTTGACATCCAGGCCTTCCGGGTTGCCTTCTCTGACGGAACCAG GATGGCCTCCTGCGGGCGAGGCAGCCTCCGGTTGTGGCGGCTGCGTGGTGGGACGCTGCGCTCCTGCTCTGTGGACCTGGGGGAGCACTGTGCACTGGAGCTCACTGACCTTGCCTTTGTGCAGGTCCAGGATGGCCACCGAGCACCTTGGGACCACACACT CTATGTGTGCAGCCGTAGCGGCCACATCTTGGAGGTTGACCACCAGCGCCTGGCCGTGAGGTGTGTTCACCACCTGCTGCCGGCACCGAGCCCTGGCAGCCCCCTCCCCGAGAAGCCAGCTTTGAGCTCAG GCCTGGGCATTGCCATCAGCTGCCTCAGCGTCTCCCCAGACacctgtgctgtgggctctgagGATGGCCGCCTGCGACTCTGGCCGCTGGACTTCTCTTCCCTgctcctggaggcag AGCAGGAAGGCCCTGTCAGCTCAGTCTGCATCAGCCCCGATGGCCTGCGTGTGCTGTCCACTACCTCCTCGGGCCACCTGGGCTTCCTGGACATCCCCTCCCGGGAGTACACGGTGCTAACACGCTCCCACACGGCCCCCGTGCTGGCACTCTCCACAGAGCGGAGCCGTGGACAGCTGGCTACTGTGTCCTTGGACCGTACTGTCCGCATCTGGGACCTGGCCACCCTGCGGCAG CTGTATGACTTCACGTCCTCGGATGAGGCCCCCGGGGCAGTGGCCTTCCACCCGACGAGCCCGGCCATCTTCTGTGGCTTCAGCAGCGGGGCTGTGCGCTCCTTCAGCCTCGAGAAGGCTGGGCTCCTGGCAGAACACAC GTGTCACCAAGGAGCCATCACCGGCCTGGCCGCCACCCCTGATGGCAACTTCCTGTTCAGCACCTGTTCTCGGGGCTCCCTGGCCCAGTACAACTGTGCTGTCTCCCAGTGTCACGTCCTCCGTGTGGCAG TGAAAGTGGTGTGCCAGGATGTGCCCCCAGGACCCAGCACCCTAGCAACCAGTGGGGACAGCCGCCTGCTGGCCTTCGTGGGCCCCTCTAAGTACACTGTGACAGTCATGGACTCAGCCTCCCTGAACGAG CTGCTGCGGGTGGACGTCAGCACCCTGGACCTGGCTGGTGGCCGCCTGGACTGGGCTGTGGCTGTCTGCTTTGGACCTGCAGCTCTGGGCCACCTCCTGGTGTCCGTCTCATCCGATAAGGTCGTGGTGCTTGATGCCTCGTCGGGTCGCGTTGTCCGGGAG CTGCCCAGTGTCCGTCCCATGGCCTGCTCCTCCCTGGCCCTCAGTGAGGATGCCCACTTCCTGCTGACAGCCACCAGCAGGACCATCAAG GTGTACGTGGGCCACTCAGAGCCGGTGCAGGCCGTGGCCTTCACCCCAGACCAGCAGCGCGTCCTCAGCGTGGGGGATGCCATCTTTCTCTGGGATGTCCTGGCCACCCCTGACAG TGGCCGAAGCATGCCCGGAGTGCCGCTGGCCCACGAGGTCG GCCCGGGCACAGGGCAGCTGGAGGGTGCAGCTTGTGGGGCCGACGGGCTCCCCCGGCAGCAGGTGCCCGTGCCATCTCAGGGACCCCCGCTGCCGCTGGACGTGTATGCCATGCCCCCCGAGGGCAATGATG GTGCCTGCTGCATGTTGGGTGAGGAGTGGTCCTGCAAGGAGAGCCCTGGCCCACCAGTGAGCGGGGCTGGTGGAGCTGGCGATGTGGCCTGGGGGTCTGCGAGAAGATCCCAAGGACTCCGTGTACCCCCCCTTTGCCACCGCTGGCCCA GTACCCAGAGTGTCCAGGAAGCAAGGACCCAGCCCCCAGCCCGCCCGGATTCCTACAAGCATCTCGCCGCCCGCTGCAAGGCCTCCACAGGGACGGAG AGCGTCTCCCTCCCTCCCGAGGGCACTGAGCTGCTGCACCTGAGAACCGTGGTTGGCTACAATGGGAACGGGCGGGCCAGCGTGGTCTGGGAGCCGGACACAG GATTCTTTGCCTATACATGTGGCCgcctggtggtggtggaggaCCTGCACTCTGGCGCCCAGCAGCACTGGCTTGGCCACCCTGAGGAGATCTCCACCCTGGCCCTCAGCCACAATGCCCAG GTCCTAGCTTCTGCGTCTCGCCACGGCAGCTCCGCTGCCCACTGCCAGATCCGCGTCTGGGACGTGCCTGGGGGCCTCTGCCAGCAGCTCATTTCTCACCACAGCTCTGCTGTGCAGGCACTGGCCTTCTCACCAGATGACCGGCTTCTTGTGTCACTGG GGGGCTGTGGTGACTGCACACTGGCCCTGTGGAGCACGGCCACCTACGAGCTCGTGTCCTCCACCCGCCTCCTGGAGCGCGTGCACGGCGTGGCCTTCAGCCCCTGGGGCGCCAGTGAGCTCGCCTGTGTGGGCGCAGGTGCTGTTGCCTTCGGGTTCCTGCAGCAGCGTGGAAAGGACGTGGACGTCCAG ATGCACAGAGCGCCAATCCCGGAGGACGTGGGGGCCGCGGAGCTGACCTCGCTGTGCTACGGGGCTGCTCCCCTGCTCTACTGTGGCTCCAGCTCCGGCCAGGTCTGTGTCTGGGACACGGGTGCTGGCCGCTGCTTCCTGGCCTGGGAGGCGGACGATGGCGAGATCG GGGTGCTGCTGTGCGCGGGCTCCAGGCTGGTCAGTGGCAGCAGCACAAGGCGGCTACGTCTGTGGGCCGTGGGAGCCGTGCCAGAGCTGAGGCGCAAGGGCACAAGTGCCAG GTCCAGCTCTGTGTTCATGGAACGCGAGCTGACCCTGGATGGGGCCGTGGTGAGTGCCAGCTTTGACAGCAGCGTGGACATGGGTATCGTGGGCACCACGTCGGGCACTCTGTGGTACATCAGCTGGGCCGAGGGAAGCAGCATCCGCCTCgtcagtggccacaggagcaAG GTCAGCGAGGTGGTCTTCAGCCCAGGCGAGTCTCACTGTGCCACGGGGGATGAGGACGGCAGCGTGCGGGTGTGGTCCTTGGCCAGCATGGAGCTGGTGATTCAGTTCCAGGTGCTGAACCAG AGCTGCCTCTGCCTTGCATGGAGCCCCCCATCCTGTGGGCACCCTGAGCAGCAGCAGGTGGTGGCGGGCTACAGTGATGGCACGCTGCGCGTATTCAGCATCGCCCGCACCTCGATGGAGCTCAAGATGCACCCCCACCGCGCTGCCCTGGCGGCCTTGGCCTTCTCCACTGATG GTCAGACCATCCTCTCTGGAGATAAGGATGGGGTTGTGGCTGTGAGCCGCCTCCGCACAGGGATGACTTTCCGTGTGTTGAGTGACCACCGGGGTGCCCCCATCTCGGCCATCCAGAGCACAAGTAAAAAG TATGGAGATCTGGGGGTGGAGGGCACAGATCTGTGGCTGGCGGCCAGCGGGGACCAGAGGATCAGCGTCTGGGCCTCTGACTGGCTGCGGGATCGCTGCGAACTCCTGGACTGGTTGAGCTTCCCGGCACCTGCCAGCTTGGCG GCAACGGGCCTGCCTCCGCCCTCCCTGGCTGCCTTCTGCCCTTGGGATGGGGCTCTGCTGGCCTGCGTGGGCCTCGGCGCGCGGGAAGAGGTGGTCTTCTACAGCCTCCGCCAGAAGCAG GTGGTGGAGAAGATGTCACTGCCCTTCTTCGCCATGTCCCTGAGCCTGTCCCCAGCGGCACGCTTCATGGCCATTGGCTTTGCTG AGTGCACGCTGAGGCTTGTGGACTGCGAGTCAGGGGCAGCCCAGGACTTCACCGGCCATGATGGCTCTGTGCACCTGTGCAGGTTCACCCCCTCTGCCAGGCTGCTCTTTACAGCTGCCCACAATGAGATCCtggtgtgggaggtggtggaccATGGGCGCAGAGTGGCCGCGGCCTTAGGTCCCTGA